The following coding sequences are from one Saccopteryx bilineata isolate mSacBil1 chromosome 3, mSacBil1_pri_phased_curated, whole genome shotgun sequence window:
- the IGFL1 gene encoding insulin growth factor-like family member 1, giving the protein MTPRCYILGVSAALCIVTLLCSHGAPVTPTGAHLLLCQSHMRCGDKLFDPEQHCCYDDAVVPLSRTRKCGNCTFRVCFEQCCPWSFRREQTFVVKVKGHKCSLAPSLDDRFCASVI; this is encoded by the exons ATGACTCCTCGATGCTACATCCTCG GTGTCTCTGCCGCTCTCTGCATTGTCACCCTCCTCTGCTCACACGGAGCCCCAG TGACTCCCACAGGTGCTCACCTGCTGCTGTGCCAGTCACACATGAGATGTGGGGACAAGTTATTTGACCCTGAGCAGCACTGTTGCTATGACGATGCCGTGGTGCCCTTGAGCAGGACCCGAAAGTGTGGAAACTGCACCTTCAGGGTCTGCTTTGAGCAGTGCTGTCCCTGGTCATTCAGACGCGAGCAGACCTTCGTGGTAAAAGTGAAAGGCCACAAGTGTTCCTTGGCCCCATCCTTGGACGACAGGTTCTGTGCCAG TGTCATCTGA